The Haloarchaeobius sp. HME9146 genome includes a region encoding these proteins:
- a CDS encoding universal stress protein, with the protein MTERILIPTDGSATAEVAVDKALELAELYDAEVLALYVVDTIAMDISLGTEQVERIRAGKFGEMEDLEDRARSATSRVAEKARERGLTAEEHFRGGRPHSVIADFAEDFDVDLIVMGSHGRSGVKRALLGSVTERVLRSTHRPVLVVDEREGEDDE; encoded by the coding sequence ATGACGGAACGAATCCTCATCCCGACGGACGGTAGCGCGACGGCGGAGGTCGCCGTCGACAAGGCACTGGAACTGGCCGAGCTGTACGACGCGGAGGTGCTCGCCCTCTACGTGGTCGACACCATCGCGATGGACATCAGCCTCGGCACCGAACAGGTCGAGCGAATCCGCGCCGGCAAGTTCGGCGAGATGGAAGACCTCGAAGACCGGGCACGGAGCGCCACCAGCCGGGTCGCCGAGAAGGCCCGAGAGCGCGGGCTCACGGCGGAAGAACACTTCCGTGGCGGCCGGCCGCACTCGGTCATCGCGGACTTCGCCGAGGACTTCGACGTGGACCTCATCGTGATGGGCAGCCACGGGCGCTCCGGCGTCAAGCGCGCCCTGCTCGGCAGCGTCACCGAGCGCGTGCTTCGCTCGACGCACCGCCCGGTCCTCGTCGTGGACGAACGCGAAGGCGAGGACGATGAGTGA
- a CDS encoding VC_2705 family sodium/solute symporter, translating into MPDIVLQIGETGLDAGFKAIPAAITAGMLMLFLSIGYVFRVADTDGLWVAGRSIGNIENGMAIGANWMSAASYLGVAGLVGLAGYYGLAYLVGWTAGFFILLIFMAAQFRRFGKYTAPDFIGDRFYSDGARAIAAFTTILIGFVYAVGQGRGMGLMSIYLFGTDYTTGVVLLMGITIVYVALSGMLGATKNMAVQYVILIAAFLVGLYAVGWSQGYSTVLPYIEFGNEATYVAQQLSAEFSAPFANASYFVWVATAFTLIVGTCGLPHVLVRFYTVENERTARWSCVWGLFFICLLYWGTAAYAAFGGILAQESGVSPDGALFTGTQSDVLVVLTAQLAELPQWLVGLVAAGAVAAALATTAGLFIAASSAAAHDIYTNIINEDATQRQQLLVGRATIVTLGVLVTVVALNPPALIGELVSMAFAIAGSVLFPVFFLGLWWENTNRKGAIAGMLTGLGFSLLGIVNEVLPGYVGFIDGEVLSQTLANVIPATSSALVAVPVVFAVIVGVSWATEEPPEDIKKLVRQCHSPEPMQRMESAEQVVSDGANTPADD; encoded by the coding sequence ATGCCAGATATCGTCCTGCAGATCGGTGAGACCGGCCTCGACGCCGGATTCAAGGCCATCCCCGCGGCCATCACCGCCGGGATGCTCATGCTGTTCCTGAGCATCGGGTACGTGTTCCGCGTGGCCGACACCGACGGCCTCTGGGTCGCCGGACGCTCCATCGGGAACATCGAGAACGGCATGGCCATCGGCGCGAACTGGATGTCCGCCGCCTCCTACCTCGGGGTGGCCGGCCTCGTCGGATTGGCAGGCTACTACGGCCTCGCGTACCTGGTCGGCTGGACGGCAGGGTTCTTCATCCTGCTCATCTTCATGGCCGCCCAGTTCCGCCGCTTCGGGAAGTACACGGCACCGGACTTCATCGGTGACCGGTTCTACTCCGACGGGGCCCGCGCCATCGCCGCGTTCACGACGATCCTCATCGGGTTCGTCTACGCCGTCGGTCAGGGTCGCGGGATGGGCCTGATGTCCATCTACCTGTTCGGGACCGACTACACGACCGGCGTCGTCCTCCTCATGGGCATCACCATCGTGTACGTCGCACTCTCGGGCATGCTCGGTGCGACGAAGAACATGGCCGTGCAGTACGTCATCCTCATCGCGGCGTTCCTCGTCGGCCTCTACGCGGTCGGCTGGTCGCAGGGCTACTCGACCGTCCTGCCCTACATCGAGTTCGGTAACGAGGCGACCTACGTCGCCCAGCAGCTCTCCGCCGAGTTCTCGGCACCGTTCGCCAACGCCTCCTACTTCGTCTGGGTGGCGACCGCGTTCACCCTCATCGTCGGGACCTGTGGCTTACCACACGTCCTCGTGCGGTTCTACACGGTGGAGAACGAGCGGACCGCCCGCTGGTCCTGCGTCTGGGGCCTGTTCTTCATCTGCCTGCTGTACTGGGGCACCGCCGCCTACGCGGCCTTCGGCGGCATCCTCGCCCAGGAGTCTGGCGTCAGCCCGGACGGGGCGCTGTTCACGGGCACGCAGTCCGACGTGCTGGTCGTGCTGACGGCCCAGCTGGCGGAACTGCCGCAGTGGCTCGTCGGCCTCGTCGCCGCCGGGGCGGTCGCCGCCGCGCTCGCGACGACCGCGGGCCTGTTCATCGCCGCCTCTTCGGCCGCCGCACACGACATCTACACGAACATCATCAACGAGGACGCGACCCAGCGCCAGCAGCTCCTCGTCGGCCGTGCGACCATCGTCACGCTGGGCGTGCTGGTCACCGTCGTCGCGCTCAACCCGCCGGCGCTCATCGGCGAACTCGTCTCCATGGCGTTCGCCATCGCGGGCTCGGTGCTGTTCCCCGTGTTCTTCCTCGGCCTCTGGTGGGAGAACACCAACCGGAAGGGAGCCATCGCCGGCATGCTCACCGGGCTCGGCTTCTCCCTGCTCGGCATCGTGAACGAGGTCCTGCCGGGCTACGTCGGCTTCATCGACGGTGAGGTGCTCTCGCAGACGCTGGCCAACGTCATCCCGGCGACCTCCTCCGCGCTCGTCGCGGTTCCGGTGGTCTTCGCGGTCATCGTCGGCGTCTCCTGGGCGACTGAGGAGCCCCCGGAAGACATCAAGAAGCTCGTCCGCCAGTGTCACAGCCCCGAACCCATGCAGCGCATGGAGTCGGCGGAACAGGTCGTGAGTGACGGCGCGAACACCCCTGCAGACGACTGA
- a CDS encoding DUF4212 domain-containing protein, with translation MSDTATQPASESSQGDDAAAREQNIDYLEAEINIFKPATPFMRDHLKVVWGTFIAWVLFIFGPVTATAIAPGFMTETIVLGFQLHFFLTAIGAPAGALLLSVVYARQRDALDDKFGIDHEDDSETASAGQAAATDGGEEL, from the coding sequence ATGTCAGACACAGCCACACAACCCGCGTCAGAGTCCAGTCAGGGCGACGACGCGGCCGCACGCGAACAGAACATCGACTACCTCGAGGCGGAGATAAACATCTTCAAGCCGGCGACCCCGTTCATGCGCGACCACCTGAAGGTCGTCTGGGGGACGTTCATCGCCTGGGTCCTGTTCATCTTCGGCCCGGTCACGGCGACCGCCATCGCGCCCGGGTTCATGACCGAGACCATCGTGCTGGGCTTCCAGCTCCACTTCTTCCTGACCGCCATCGGCGCGCCGGCGGGGGCACTGCTCCTGTCGGTCGTCTACGCCCGCCAGCGCGACGCGCTGGACGACAAGTTCGGCATCGACCACGAGGACGACTCGGAGACCGCTTCGGCCGGACAGGCCGCGGCCACCGATGGAGGTGAGGAACTGTGA
- the acs gene encoding acetate--CoA ligase: MTGDDTDVELEARLEEQERFEPPASFVEQANVSDAGIYEEFEENWPECWEQAADLLDWDDDYDTVLDDSNPPFYEWFTGGSLNASANCLDRHLDERGDETAIEWVGEPVDEADRSYTYEELHREVNEFAAALRDLGVGEDDVVTMYMPMIPELPIAMLACARIGAPHSVVFAGFSADALATRMNAADSEYLVTCDGYYRRGDHLEHKAKADEGLAGVEHEVSDVVVADRLGDVYDHPMADNHHDYDALVAANEGAEVDPVERDAEDMLFLMYTSGTTGKPKGVKHTTGGYLSWAAWTSQAVLDIKPEDTYFCSADIGWITGHSYIVYGPLALGTTTMMYEGTPDYPEQDRLWEIVEEYEATQLYTAPTAIRAFMKWGSQYPERHDLSSLRLLGTVGEPINPRAWKWYYKHIGDESCPVVDTWWQTETGGMMVTTLPGIKDMKPGSAGPPLPGLDVQIVDGAGDEVEAGRAGYLTVQKPWPGMLRTLYQNDERYVQEYWAEYSDTDSDDPEDWVYFPEDGAKIDEDGYITVLGRVDDVINVSGHRLGTMEVESAIVGVEGVAEAAVVGGNHEIKGEAVYAYVITEDGYDEDEELRQRIIQGVEDAIGPIARPEAVIFTPELPKTRSGKIMRRLLEDIANGDELGNTSTLRNPDVVEDIAAKVSGD, encoded by the coding sequence ATGACAGGGGACGATACCGACGTGGAACTCGAGGCACGGCTCGAAGAGCAGGAACGGTTCGAACCGCCTGCGTCGTTCGTCGAACAGGCGAACGTCTCGGACGCGGGCATCTACGAGGAGTTCGAGGAGAACTGGCCCGAGTGCTGGGAGCAGGCGGCCGACCTGCTCGACTGGGACGACGACTACGACACCGTACTGGACGATTCGAACCCGCCGTTCTACGAGTGGTTCACGGGCGGGTCGCTCAACGCGTCCGCGAACTGTCTCGACCGACACCTCGACGAGCGAGGCGACGAGACCGCCATCGAGTGGGTGGGTGAGCCCGTAGACGAAGCGGACCGGAGCTACACCTACGAGGAACTCCATCGCGAGGTGAACGAGTTCGCCGCGGCCCTGCGCGACCTGGGTGTGGGCGAGGACGACGTCGTGACGATGTACATGCCGATGATTCCGGAGCTGCCCATCGCCATGCTGGCGTGTGCCCGCATCGGCGCGCCACACTCGGTCGTGTTCGCAGGGTTCTCCGCGGACGCGCTCGCGACCCGGATGAACGCGGCGGATTCGGAGTACCTCGTCACCTGCGACGGCTACTACCGCCGCGGCGACCATCTCGAGCACAAGGCGAAGGCCGACGAGGGCCTCGCTGGCGTCGAACACGAGGTCTCCGACGTGGTCGTCGCCGACCGCCTCGGTGACGTCTACGACCACCCGATGGCCGACAACCACCACGACTACGACGCCCTCGTCGCGGCCAACGAGGGTGCCGAGGTCGACCCGGTCGAGCGCGACGCGGAGGACATGCTGTTCCTCATGTATACCTCCGGCACGACGGGGAAGCCCAAGGGGGTCAAGCACACCACGGGTGGCTACCTCTCGTGGGCGGCCTGGACCTCCCAGGCGGTCCTCGACATCAAGCCCGAGGACACGTACTTCTGCTCGGCAGACATCGGCTGGATCACCGGCCACTCGTACATCGTCTACGGCCCGCTCGCGCTCGGGACGACCACGATGATGTACGAGGGAACGCCCGACTACCCCGAGCAGGACCGCCTCTGGGAGATCGTCGAGGAGTACGAGGCGACCCAGCTCTACACCGCGCCGACGGCCATCCGCGCGTTCATGAAGTGGGGCTCGCAGTACCCCGAGCGCCACGACCTCTCCAGCCTGCGCCTGCTGGGCACCGTGGGCGAACCCATCAACCCGCGGGCGTGGAAGTGGTACTACAAGCACATCGGCGACGAGTCCTGCCCCGTCGTGGACACGTGGTGGCAGACCGAGACCGGCGGCATGATGGTCACCACGCTCCCCGGTATCAAGGATATGAAGCCCGGGTCGGCCGGGCCGCCGCTCCCGGGGCTCGACGTACAGATCGTCGACGGGGCCGGTGACGAGGTCGAGGCCGGCCGTGCCGGCTACCTCACCGTCCAGAAGCCGTGGCCGGGCATGCTCCGGACCCTCTACCAGAACGACGAGCGCTACGTCCAGGAGTACTGGGCCGAGTACTCGGACACCGACAGCGACGACCCCGAGGACTGGGTGTACTTCCCGGAGGACGGCGCGAAGATAGACGAGGACGGTTACATCACCGTCCTGGGTCGCGTCGACGACGTCATCAACGTCTCCGGCCACCGCCTCGGCACGATGGAGGTCGAATCCGCCATCGTCGGCGTCGAGGGCGTCGCCGAGGCCGCCGTCGTCGGTGGGAACCACGAGATCAAGGGCGAGGCAGTGTACGCCTACGTCATCACCGAGGACGGCTACGACGAGGACGAGGAACTGCGCCAGCGCATCATCCAGGGTGTCGAGGACGCCATCGGGCCAATCGCCCGGCCCGAGGCGGTCATCTTCACGCCCGAACTCCCGAAGACCCGCTCGGGCAAGATAATGCGTCGCCTGCTCGAGGACATCGCGAACGGCGACGAGCTCGGGAACACCTCGACGCTCCGGAACCCGGACGTGGTCGAGGACATCGCGGCGAAGGTAAGCGGCGACTGA
- a CDS encoding bacterio-opsin activator domain-containing protein, whose protein sequence is MSPGQHESFLTDPEFERLRHATETYREDLVVSLAGLVGLRPAEMARLRPGDLTQRTHHGRTHHLLTVRETETDATQPADAATRLAYVPATVAHDLRKFANVEGVAADEPLFGVSPRRLQMLVSDVADRTDDERLQSVSSKDLRKHFAHRSLNAQGVPAPVVQAVGGWNSLESLDQYLDTPSAAAIVEAFARGSTGLRQGGAPPVRHDSRHTPATADHHQTPSRTAELVHCVEALGEALADVATREEVETAACNALADFFGGVWLCDGDGTPRERAGTLSDQLSDEELGEAIAGQDLESRLADGSDDALVLDSHVVDELGTGGDETLCIVAIRSGETVDGLLCVATRSADRETQRVLADAGRRIGRTLTAVDRKRLLLADTGVELAFECTDRSSFLVDTATVLECDLELEGVVPGNDGSLLHFVTVEGAGVGDVLEHVDGCEAVTDSRLVRDYGEHALLEFVVSGDAIAPTLVERGGTVRSLTVEGGTARVTSVFSDQTDLRTVVESFTASFPDAKLLAKREVEQPVQTTAQVEQVVDEDLTEKQRTVLRAAFLSGYFEWPRGSTAEELAASMDISSPTLHNHLRKAQQKLLTAVFEDSERPADGRH, encoded by the coding sequence ATGTCACCCGGCCAGCACGAGTCGTTCCTGACGGACCCCGAGTTCGAGCGACTCCGCCACGCGACCGAGACCTACCGGGAGGACCTCGTGGTCTCGTTGGCCGGCCTGGTCGGGCTTCGCCCGGCCGAGATGGCAAGACTGCGCCCGGGTGACCTCACCCAGCGGACCCATCACGGACGGACACATCACCTGCTCACGGTACGAGAGACGGAAACCGACGCCACCCAACCCGCCGATGCCGCGACTCGACTCGCCTATGTGCCGGCCACGGTCGCTCACGACCTCCGGAAGTTCGCCAACGTGGAGGGTGTCGCGGCCGACGAACCGTTGTTCGGCGTGAGCCCGCGCCGGCTCCAGATGCTGGTCTCCGACGTGGCCGACCGAACCGACGACGAGCGCCTGCAGTCGGTGTCCTCGAAGGACCTGCGAAAGCACTTCGCCCATCGGTCGCTGAACGCCCAGGGTGTCCCCGCACCGGTCGTCCAGGCGGTCGGTGGCTGGAACAGTCTGGAGAGCCTCGACCAGTACCTCGACACACCCTCTGCGGCGGCCATCGTCGAGGCCTTCGCCCGTGGTTCGACGGGACTGCGGCAGGGCGGTGCGCCCCCGGTCAGACACGACTCACGGCACACACCAGCCACCGCTGATCACCACCAGACCCCCTCGCGGACTGCCGAACTGGTTCACTGCGTCGAGGCCCTCGGCGAGGCGCTGGCGGACGTGGCGACACGTGAAGAAGTCGAGACCGCCGCCTGCAATGCCCTCGCGGACTTCTTCGGGGGGGTCTGGCTCTGTGACGGTGACGGCACACCACGCGAACGCGCTGGAACGTTGAGTGACCAGCTCTCCGATGAGGAACTCGGCGAGGCAATCGCTGGGCAGGACCTCGAATCGAGGCTGGCCGACGGCAGCGACGACGCCCTCGTCTTGGATTCCCATGTCGTCGACGAGCTGGGCACTGGCGGGGACGAGACCCTGTGTATCGTCGCGATACGGTCCGGGGAGACGGTAGACGGCCTGCTCTGCGTCGCGACCCGGTCCGCAGACCGGGAGACACAGCGGGTACTCGCCGACGCCGGCCGGCGAATCGGCCGAACGCTCACCGCGGTCGACCGAAAACGGTTGCTTCTGGCGGACACCGGCGTCGAACTCGCCTTCGAGTGCACCGACCGCAGTTCGTTCCTCGTCGACACGGCGACCGTACTCGAGTGCGACCTCGAACTGGAGGGCGTCGTCCCGGGGAACGACGGTTCCCTCCTGCACTTCGTGACGGTCGAGGGGGCAGGTGTCGGCGACGTGCTCGAACACGTCGACGGGTGCGAGGCGGTCACGGACAGTCGACTGGTCCGTGACTACGGCGAGCACGCGCTCCTCGAGTTCGTCGTCTCGGGCGACGCCATCGCGCCGACGCTGGTCGAACGAGGGGGGACGGTCCGGAGTCTGACCGTCGAGGGCGGGACCGCTCGCGTGACCAGCGTGTTCTCGGACCAGACGGACCTGCGAACCGTCGTCGAGTCGTTCACGGCGTCGTTCCCCGACGCGAAACTGCTCGCCAAACGTGAGGTCGAACAGCCGGTCCAGACGACGGCGCAGGTCGAACAGGTCGTCGACGAGGACCTCACCGAGAAACAGCGGACCGTCCTCCGGGCGGCGTTCCTCTCCGGGTACTTCGAGTGGCCCCGCGGGAGCACCGCCGAGGAGCTGGCGGCATCGATGGACATCTCGTCGCCAACGCTGCACAATCACCTCCGGAAAGCCCAGCAGAAGCTCCTGACGGCCGTGTTCGAGGACTCGGAGCGACCGGCCGACGGCCGCCACTAA
- the acs gene encoding acetate--CoA ligase, whose protein sequence is MSDGSESAATAGSGETESVEPPESFVRQANVTDPSIYREFAEDWPEGWRRAADQLTWSRQYDSVLSTDDAIRWFPGGELNASVNCVDRHVEAGRKNHAAIKWEGKLGETRTYTYQDLYREVNAFAAALRDLGVEEDDVVTLYMPVVPELVVAMLACARIGAPHSVVFAGFSADALATRMENAGSELLVTCDGYYRRGTAVDLKSKADNACLSVSQAVEQVVVNRLELGYPGDHHAYEDCIAAHDGEVVDPVPRDASDLLFYIYTSGTTGEPTEVRHTTGGYLSHVAWTSHAVFDLEPTDTHWCTADVGWITGHSYVVYGPLAIGATTVLFEGTPDPPGKDRFWEVIERNAVDVFYTAPTSIRAFMKWGEEVPARHDLSSLRLLGSVGESIDATAWEWYFEHIGGGECPIVDTWWQTETGGVMLSTLPAIDEMRPGSVGRPLPGIDAAVVDEFGEEATVGESGQLVVTKPWPGMPVALREGTDWAQTARGDPEDARWQYSTGDGAVEDEDGYLTLLGRLDDVVNVSGRRLGTSEIESAIIGVDGIAEAAVVGGEDDVKGTRIHAYVSPAANVAGTDELREQVERGVEDAIGPVAIPDEITFTSSLPKTRSGKILRRYLEAIANGERPEDTSSLRNPEVVGELESLVEE, encoded by the coding sequence ATGTCGGACGGGAGTGAGTCCGCCGCCACGGCAGGAAGCGGGGAGACGGAGTCCGTCGAACCCCCGGAGTCGTTCGTCCGTCAGGCGAACGTCACCGACCCGTCCATCTATCGCGAGTTCGCGGAGGACTGGCCGGAGGGGTGGCGACGCGCCGCCGACCAGCTGACGTGGTCCCGGCAGTACGATTCGGTGCTCTCCACCGACGACGCCATCCGGTGGTTCCCGGGTGGGGAACTCAACGCTTCCGTCAACTGCGTCGACCGTCACGTCGAGGCCGGGCGCAAGAACCACGCCGCAATCAAGTGGGAAGGTAAGCTGGGCGAGACCCGGACCTACACCTACCAGGACCTCTACCGCGAGGTGAACGCCTTCGCGGCGGCCCTTCGGGACCTCGGCGTCGAGGAGGACGACGTGGTCACGCTGTATATGCCCGTGGTGCCCGAACTCGTCGTGGCGATGCTGGCGTGTGCACGCATCGGCGCGCCGCACTCGGTCGTGTTCGCGGGGTTCTCCGCGGATGCGCTCGCGACGCGCATGGAGAACGCCGGCTCCGAACTGCTCGTCACCTGCGACGGCTACTACCGCCGCGGGACCGCCGTCGACCTCAAGAGCAAGGCCGACAACGCCTGTCTCTCGGTCTCACAGGCGGTGGAACAGGTCGTGGTGAACCGGCTCGAACTGGGCTACCCCGGCGACCACCACGCCTACGAGGACTGCATCGCGGCTCACGACGGCGAGGTGGTCGACCCCGTCCCGCGGGACGCGAGTGACCTGCTGTTCTACATCTACACCTCCGGGACCACAGGTGAACCCACCGAGGTCCGCCACACGACGGGGGGCTACCTCTCCCACGTGGCCTGGACGAGCCACGCCGTCTTCGACCTCGAACCGACGGACACCCACTGGTGTACCGCCGACGTCGGCTGGATCACGGGCCACTCCTACGTCGTGTATGGCCCGCTCGCCATCGGCGCGACGACCGTCCTGTTCGAGGGCACACCGGACCCGCCTGGCAAGGACCGCTTCTGGGAGGTCATCGAGCGCAACGCTGTGGACGTGTTCTACACCGCGCCGACCTCCATCCGGGCGTTCATGAAGTGGGGCGAGGAGGTGCCTGCGAGACACGACCTCTCCAGCCTGCGGCTGCTCGGCTCGGTCGGGGAGAGCATCGACGCGACCGCGTGGGAATGGTACTTCGAGCACATCGGCGGCGGCGAGTGCCCCATCGTGGACACCTGGTGGCAGACCGAGACCGGGGGCGTGATGCTGTCGACCCTGCCCGCCATCGACGAGATGCGGCCCGGGTCGGTCGGCCGACCCCTGCCCGGTATCGATGCCGCGGTCGTCGACGAGTTCGGCGAGGAGGCGACGGTAGGCGAATCGGGCCAGCTCGTCGTGACGAAACCGTGGCCCGGGATGCCCGTCGCCCTCCGTGAGGGAACCGACTGGGCGCAGACTGCCCGGGGTGACCCCGAGGACGCGCGCTGGCAGTACTCGACCGGTGACGGGGCCGTCGAGGACGAGGATGGCTACCTGACGCTTCTGGGTCGACTGGACGACGTGGTGAACGTCTCGGGCCGACGACTCGGCACCTCCGAGATAGAGTCGGCCATCATCGGCGTCGACGGCATCGCCGAGGCCGCCGTCGTCGGTGGCGAGGACGACGTGAAGGGGACGCGAATCCACGCCTACGTCAGCCCGGCCGCGAACGTGGCCGGGACCGACGAGTTGCGCGAGCAGGTCGAGCGGGGCGTCGAGGACGCTATCGGTCCCGTCGCCATCCCCGACGAGATAACGTTCACCTCGTCGCTGCCGAAGACGCGCTCGGGGAAGATCCTCCGTCGCTACCTCGAAGCCATCGCCAACGGCGAGCGTCCGGAGGACACGAGTTCGCTGCGCAACCCCGAGGTCGTCGGCGAACTCGAGTCGCTCGTCGAGGAGTGA
- a CDS encoding MATE family efflux transporter, which translates to MSRVPNPIRLLILWIGLGLARLGLLPREHVERTTDLSWPRIVTGIARMSKNAVDVAMVGIAVGPLAISGVGLASPFWGIAFSLGGGFAAGTIALVSQRFGAEAHDDLAQAVRSSVLLVVVVTLPVMAAFRLFPTELISVLTSDARVVELGARYLAVLSFGVPFAALNLIGSRIFIGVDDAWTPMVVRSGGAIANIGLSAIFIFDMGMGVAGAALGTVLANVLVTGAFVVALVAGRLPGIGVSPVQVSPVGQYADLGNLRQLVKIGLPVVGRNMVWTVAKFPMLAIVGLFGSTVLAAYVIARRIWGIMNTPGWGFALAASSLVGQELGAGDEAEAESYARGVIIFSVATYTVAGLLVGVFAEPIVRLFVGDPNDPAIPIAVALVYAACFAVVGQGVKSATAGPLDASGDTRWPFYSQLLGMFVFTIPIAYLGATTALGIWGLYLSFTAETFVPAAINYYRFSTGKWKAISREYRPDQPIADD; encoded by the coding sequence ATGAGTCGCGTCCCGAACCCCATCCGGTTGCTCATCCTCTGGATAGGGCTCGGGCTCGCCCGTCTCGGCTTGCTCCCCCGGGAACACGTCGAACGGACCACCGACCTCTCCTGGCCCCGCATCGTCACCGGCATCGCCCGGATGTCGAAGAACGCCGTGGACGTGGCGATGGTCGGTATCGCGGTCGGCCCGCTCGCCATCTCCGGTGTCGGCCTGGCCTCGCCGTTCTGGGGTATCGCGTTCTCCCTCGGCGGCGGGTTCGCCGCCGGCACCATCGCCCTCGTCTCCCAGCGGTTCGGGGCCGAGGCCCACGACGACCTCGCGCAAGCGGTTCGGTCGAGCGTCCTTCTCGTCGTCGTCGTGACCCTGCCGGTGATGGCGGCCTTCCGGCTGTTCCCCACCGAACTCATCTCGGTGCTCACCAGCGACGCGCGGGTCGTCGAACTCGGCGCGCGCTACCTCGCGGTGCTCTCCTTCGGCGTCCCGTTCGCCGCCCTCAACCTCATCGGGAGCCGCATCTTCATCGGCGTCGACGACGCCTGGACGCCGATGGTCGTCCGCTCCGGAGGAGCCATCGCCAACATCGGGCTCAGCGCCATCTTCATCTTCGACATGGGGATGGGTGTCGCGGGTGCCGCCCTCGGCACCGTCCTCGCGAACGTCCTCGTCACCGGGGCCTTCGTCGTCGCACTGGTCGCCGGACGGCTCCCCGGTATCGGGGTCTCCCCCGTCCAGGTCTCTCCCGTGGGGCAGTACGCCGACCTCGGGAACCTGCGACAGCTGGTGAAGATCGGCCTGCCGGTCGTCGGCCGGAACATGGTGTGGACGGTCGCGAAGTTCCCGATGCTCGCCATCGTCGGGTTATTCGGCTCGACCGTCCTCGCCGCCTACGTCATCGCCCGACGTATCTGGGGCATCATGAACACGCCCGGCTGGGGCTTCGCGCTGGCCGCGAGCAGCCTCGTCGGGCAGGAACTCGGTGCCGGCGACGAGGCCGAAGCAGAGTCCTACGCCCGCGGCGTCATCATCTTCTCGGTGGCGACGTACACCGTCGCCGGGCTCCTCGTCGGCGTGTTCGCAGAACCCATCGTCCGGCTGTTCGTCGGTGATCCGAATGACCCCGCGATTCCCATCGCGGTGGCGCTGGTGTACGCCGCCTGTTTCGCCGTGGTCGGCCAGGGCGTCAAGTCGGCGACCGCCGGCCCGCTGGACGCCAGTGGCGACACGCGCTGGCCGTTCTACAGCCAGCTGCTGGGCATGTTCGTGTTCACCATCCCTATCGCCTACCTCGGTGCCACCACCGCGCTCGGTATCTGGGGACTCTACCTGTCGTTCACCGCCGAGACGTTCGTCCCCGCAGCGATCAACTACTATCGCTTCTCGACCGGGAAGTGGAAGGCCATCAGCCGGGAGTACCGCCCGGACCAGCCGATAGCCGACGATTGA